One Anaerolineales bacterium DNA window includes the following coding sequences:
- a CDS encoding SDR family oxidoreductase: protein MADLPLCGRTALVTGGAVRLGRAIALGLAAHGADVALHYRSSEAEAVRTAEEIRALGRKCATIRADLERLDAPATIFEAAGAAFRKIDILVNSAAIFERGTLADTATDLWERTIAINLRAPFFLSRAFAAQADAGDILFLADARAGRPAAEHLAYSLAKSALVELTRSLAKSLAPAFRVNAVAPGAILPPPGQGQEYLQKLARRIPLGRPGSPEAVVRGVLFLLESTFITGEVLRIDGGEYL from the coding sequence ATGGCCGATTTGCCGCTTTGCGGAAGGACGGCGCTGGTGACCGGCGGCGCGGTGCGGCTCGGGCGCGCGATCGCACTCGGACTCGCGGCGCACGGCGCCGACGTCGCCCTGCACTACCGCTCGTCGGAAGCGGAAGCCGTCCGGACGGCGGAGGAAATCCGCGCCCTCGGGCGGAAATGCGCGACGATCCGCGCCGATCTGGAGCGGCTCGACGCGCCGGCGACCATCTTCGAGGCGGCGGGGGCCGCTTTCCGGAAAATCGACATCCTCGTCAACTCGGCCGCGATCTTCGAGCGCGGAACCCTGGCCGACACCGCAACGGATCTTTGGGAACGGACGATCGCGATCAACCTGCGCGCGCCGTTCTTCCTCAGCCGGGCGTTCGCCGCGCAGGCCGACGCCGGGGACATCCTGTTCCTCGCCGACGCGCGGGCCGGGCGCCCGGCGGCGGAGCATCTCGCGTATAGCCTCGCCAAATCCGCGCTGGTCGAGCTCACCCGCAGCCTGGCGAAGTCGCTCGCGCCCGCGTTCCGCGTCAACGCCGTCGCGCCCGGCGCAATCCTCCCCCCGCCCGGCCAAGGGCAGGAGTACCTGCAAAAGTTGGCCCGCCGGATTCCGCTCGGCCGTCCCGGCTCGCCCGAGGCGGTCGTGCGCGGGGTGCTGTTCCTGCTCGAATCGACATTCATCACCGGCGAGGTGCTGCGGATCGACGGCGGGGAATACCTGTGA
- a CDS encoding TlyA family RNA methyltransferase produces MGGPKKIRLDILLVGRGLAGTRSLAQRLILAGRVRVDGQTSAQPGKLLPPDADVELEAAPPFVSRGGEKLAAALDAFGIKPPGRVCADAGASTGGFTDCLLQRGAAKVFAIDVGKGILDWKLRNDPRVVVMEDRNARFVACLPEPIDLLTADVSFISLRLLFPVFRGWMKDVSEAVVLIKPQFEAGRGKVGKGGVVKDPAVHRAVLLGVLRAAEDTGFSVSGVIRSPLKGPAGNIEFLAHAKRGVMPAGEDALRSMIDAVTG; encoded by the coding sequence GTGGGCGGACCGAAGAAGATCCGGTTGGATATCCTGCTCGTCGGGCGCGGTTTGGCCGGGACGAGGTCGCTCGCCCAGCGGCTGATCCTCGCCGGCCGGGTGCGGGTGGACGGGCAAACGTCGGCTCAGCCGGGGAAGCTCCTGCCGCCGGATGCGGACGTCGAACTCGAAGCGGCGCCGCCGTTCGTCTCCCGCGGCGGCGAAAAGCTGGCGGCCGCGCTGGATGCCTTCGGCATCAAGCCGCCCGGACGGGTGTGCGCAGACGCCGGCGCCTCGACCGGCGGATTTACCGATTGCCTGCTGCAGCGCGGCGCGGCGAAAGTATTCGCGATCGACGTGGGCAAGGGCATCTTGGATTGGAAACTGCGCAACGATCCGCGGGTGGTGGTGATGGAAGACCGCAACGCGCGCTTCGTGGCATGCCTTCCGGAGCCGATCGACTTGCTGACCGCCGACGTTTCGTTCATCTCCCTGAGGCTGCTGTTCCCGGTGTTCCGCGGCTGGATGAAGGATGTGTCCGAGGCGGTGGTCCTGATCAAGCCCCAATTCGAAGCCGGACGCGGCAAAGTTGGGAAGGGGGGCGTGGTGAAGGATCCGGCCGTTCACCGTGCGGTTCTGCTCGGGGTTCTGCGCGCGGCGGAGGATACAGGCTTCTCCGTTTCCGGCGTGATCCGGTCGCCGCTCAAAGGCCCCGCCGGCAATATCGAGTTCCTGGCGCATGCGAAGCGCGGCGTAATGCCCGCGGGCGAGGATGCCCTGCGATCCATGATCGATGCGGTCACCGGCTGA
- the lepA gene encoding elongation factor 4: MDTSHIRNFCIIAHVDHGKSTLADRMLQLTGTISDRQMTEQVLDSMDLERERGVTIKASAVRMSYTAADGAAYELNLIDTPGHVDFAYEVSRALAACEGALLVVDATQGIEAQTLANLYLALEADLEVIPVVNKVDLASARTEEVSREVASLLGGSPADVIAISAKTGLNVDAVLEAIVRKIPAPAGSVEAPARGLIFDSHYDSYRGVVAYLRVREGVLRMSDALKVMSTRAGFDPIEIGIFTPDMRPTGELSAGEVGYIATGLKSIRECRVGDTITGADKSAAEPLPGYRRIKPMVFAGFYPVEGEDYPDLKDALEKLQLNDASLVYEPETSQALNFGFRCGFLGLFHMDIIQERLEREYGLDVIATAPSVEYEVVLLDGTVRKVDSPAALPPEDQIAEVREPWMEVQVFAPDAYYGTAMDLVTKRRGVFREQALTAPGRIQLTFELPLSELIVDFYDRLKSRTRGYASLDYRFLEYRPEDLVRLDIHLNEEPVDALATIVHRDAAYHRGQALVTRLKEVIPRQQFVVPVQAVAGGRVISRANVKAVRKDVLAKCYGGDITRKRKLLEKQKRGKKRMKMVGSVEVPQEAFLAVLGMGSEE; this comes from the coding sequence ATGGACACCTCCCATATCCGCAACTTCTGCATAATCGCCCACGTCGACCACGGCAAATCCACGCTGGCCGACCGGATGCTGCAGCTCACCGGGACCATTTCCGACCGCCAGATGACCGAGCAGGTCCTGGACAGCATGGACCTGGAGCGCGAGCGCGGGGTGACGATCAAAGCCTCGGCGGTGCGCATGAGCTACACCGCCGCGGACGGCGCCGCCTACGAGCTGAACCTGATCGACACCCCCGGGCACGTCGACTTCGCCTACGAGGTAAGCCGGGCGCTGGCCGCCTGCGAGGGCGCGCTGCTGGTGGTCGACGCCACCCAGGGGATCGAAGCCCAAACGCTGGCCAACCTCTACCTGGCTCTGGAAGCCGACCTGGAAGTGATCCCGGTGGTGAACAAGGTGGATTTGGCGTCGGCCCGGACCGAGGAGGTCAGCCGCGAGGTGGCTTCCCTGCTCGGCGGCAGCCCGGCGGACGTGATCGCGATCTCGGCCAAGACCGGCCTCAACGTCGATGCGGTCCTGGAGGCGATCGTCCGCAAAATCCCCGCCCCCGCCGGATCGGTGGAAGCGCCGGCGCGCGGGCTGATCTTCGATTCGCACTACGATTCCTACCGCGGGGTGGTGGCCTACCTGCGGGTGCGCGAAGGCGTCCTGCGCATGTCGGATGCGCTCAAGGTGATGTCGACCAGGGCCGGGTTCGACCCGATCGAAATCGGGATCTTCACCCCGGACATGCGCCCGACCGGCGAACTCTCCGCCGGAGAGGTGGGCTACATCGCCACCGGGTTGAAAAGCATCCGCGAGTGCCGGGTGGGCGATACGATCACCGGCGCGGACAAGAGCGCCGCCGAACCCCTGCCGGGCTACCGCCGGATCAAGCCGATGGTCTTCGCCGGCTTTTACCCGGTGGAGGGCGAGGATTACCCCGACCTCAAGGACGCGCTGGAAAAACTCCAGCTCAACGACGCTTCGCTGGTCTACGAACCGGAGACCTCGCAGGCGCTCAATTTCGGATTCCGCTGCGGGTTCCTCGGCCTGTTCCACATGGACATCATCCAGGAGCGGCTGGAGCGCGAATACGGCCTGGACGTGATCGCCACCGCGCCCTCGGTGGAATACGAGGTGGTCCTGCTCGACGGAACGGTCCGGAAGGTGGATTCGCCCGCCGCCCTGCCGCCGGAGGACCAGATCGCCGAGGTGCGCGAACCCTGGATGGAAGTGCAGGTCTTCGCCCCGGATGCCTACTACGGAACGGCGATGGATCTGGTGACCAAGCGCCGCGGCGTGTTCCGCGAACAGGCGCTGACCGCCCCCGGCCGGATCCAGCTGACCTTCGAGCTCCCGCTTTCGGAATTGATCGTGGATTTCTACGACCGGTTGAAATCCCGCACCCGCGGGTACGCCTCGCTGGACTACCGCTTTCTCGAGTACCGCCCCGAGGATCTGGTGCGGCTCGACATCCACCTGAACGAGGAGCCGGTGGACGCGCTGGCGACGATCGTACACCGCGACGCCGCCTACCACCGCGGCCAGGCGCTGGTGACGAGGCTGAAAGAAGTCATTCCGCGCCAGCAGTTCGTGGTCCCGGTCCAGGCGGTGGCGGGCGGGCGGGTGATTTCGCGCGCCAACGTCAAAGCCGTGCGCAAGGACGTGCTCGCCAAATGCTACGGCGGGGATATCACCCGCAAGCGCAAACTGCTGGAAAAACAAAAGCGCGGAAAGAAGCGGATGAAAATGGTGGGCAGTGTGGAGGTGCCGCAGGAGGCATTCCTGGCGGTGCTCGGGATGGGAAGCGAGGAATGA
- a CDS encoding flippase-like domain-containing protein: MNPADRRRRWLRFLPGLLVSVLAVAALALAVDWSKTVDAWRQAQLWVLAPAMALAAGAMLTRAAAWRCLMGDAVPLGRCFWVLNISYLMNGILGFRIGDVIRPYLISRGRDGAPAKVTAGAALSAVALERSFDLAFTCVLVLCIFPWIAGMEWGGAVLLSAAGMAAAVFGGLFLLASSRSRLTALAARAAERFPRIRPLLEPLDHFLIGLAEIRNLRRSVPAFLWIILTMVLWGAVYWVVLRGFFPDASVFWGLLSLIGGLIGVALPSSPSSLGVFEGSVTVVLTMSGLARDTAVAYAIAVHMLNIAWLSALGALGLIVERQSLGSILAAAKTG, translated from the coding sequence ATGAATCCGGCCGACAGGCGGCGCCGGTGGTTGCGGTTTCTGCCCGGCCTATTGGTCAGCGTCCTGGCCGTGGCGGCGCTGGCCCTGGCGGTGGATTGGAGCAAGACCGTCGACGCCTGGCGCCAGGCGCAGCTGTGGGTGCTCGCGCCGGCGATGGCACTCGCCGCCGGCGCCATGCTCACCCGCGCCGCGGCCTGGCGTTGCCTGATGGGGGACGCGGTCCCGCTCGGCCGCTGCTTCTGGGTCCTGAACATCAGCTACCTGATGAACGGAATCCTCGGATTCCGGATCGGCGACGTGATCCGCCCGTACCTGATCAGCCGCGGCCGCGACGGCGCGCCGGCGAAGGTGACGGCCGGTGCGGCGCTCTCGGCTGTCGCACTCGAGCGCAGCTTCGACCTGGCCTTCACCTGCGTGCTGGTGCTCTGCATTTTTCCGTGGATCGCCGGGATGGAGTGGGGCGGCGCGGTCCTGCTCAGCGCGGCGGGGATGGCGGCGGCGGTCTTTGGTGGCTTGTTCCTGCTTGCCTCCTCCCGGAGCCGCTTGACCGCGCTTGCCGCGCGGGCGGCGGAGCGGTTCCCGCGGATCCGGCCGCTGCTGGAACCGCTGGATCATTTCCTCATCGGGCTGGCCGAGATCCGCAACCTGCGCCGTTCGGTTCCGGCGTTTCTGTGGATCATCCTCACGATGGTCCTGTGGGGGGCGGTATACTGGGTCGTCCTGAGGGGCTTCTTCCCGGACGCCTCGGTGTTTTGGGGGTTGCTCTCGCTGATCGGGGGGCTGATCGGCGTGGCGCTGCCGTCTTCGCCGAGTTCGCTGGGCGTGTTCGAAGGCTCGGTGACGGTCGTATTGACGATGAGCGGGCTGGCGCGCGATACGGCGGTCGCCTATGCGATCGCCGTTCACATGCTCAACATTGCCTGGCTCAGCGCGCTGGGCGCGCTGGGATTGATCGTCGAGAGGCAGTCGCTGGGATCCATTTTGGCGGCCGCCAAGACGGGATAA
- a CDS encoding glycosyltransferase family 4 protein — protein MRILIALTYYRPHVSGLTIYAERLGRALVRRGHRVTVLTSRFDRSLPANEEVDGLRIVRPWVAFRVSKGVIMPTFGHWANRLALAHDALSIHLPQFDAPGIALRGRLLKKPVVLTYHSDLSLPPTLFNRVANQVINAANEAAAGLADRIVAYTRDFAEHSPFLSRYLPKIQVIPPPVEIGRAGEAEVQAFRAKHNLEGRKVVGMAARLAAEKGVEYLLEAAPTILEKYPGTRFLFAGQCEHVLGEQAYERKIAPLLTALGGRWTFLGVLQPDAMAAFFKSCDVTVLPSINSTETFGLVQIESMICGTPVVAAGLPGVREPVRITGMGKVVPPRDPARLAEAVLEVIGGRSRFVQPPGKIAAMFSPDATAARYEALFEEIAKGKGRT, from the coding sequence ATGCGCATTCTGATCGCCCTGACGTATTACCGCCCGCACGTCTCGGGCCTGACCATCTACGCCGAGCGGCTGGGCCGCGCGCTCGTCCGGCGCGGGCACCGGGTGACGGTCCTCACCTCGCGCTTCGACCGCTCGCTGCCGGCGAACGAGGAGGTCGACGGACTGCGGATCGTCCGTCCGTGGGTCGCCTTCCGCGTCAGCAAAGGGGTGATCATGCCGACTTTCGGCCACTGGGCCAACCGCCTGGCGCTCGCCCACGACGCGCTTTCCATCCACCTGCCCCAGTTCGACGCCCCGGGAATAGCGCTGCGCGGGCGCCTGCTGAAAAAGCCCGTCGTCCTCACCTACCATTCGGATCTCAGCCTGCCGCCGACGCTCTTCAACCGCGTGGCGAACCAGGTGATCAACGCCGCCAACGAGGCGGCCGCCGGCCTGGCGGATAGGATCGTCGCCTACACCCGGGATTTCGCGGAGCACTCGCCGTTCCTCTCGCGCTACCTGCCCAAGATCCAGGTCATCCCGCCGCCGGTCGAAATCGGCCGCGCGGGCGAGGCGGAGGTGCAAGCCTTCCGCGCCAAGCATAACCTGGAGGGGCGCAAGGTGGTCGGCATGGCCGCGCGCCTCGCCGCGGAAAAGGGGGTCGAATACCTGCTCGAGGCCGCTCCGACGATTCTGGAAAAATATCCCGGCACCCGTTTCCTCTTCGCCGGCCAATGCGAACACGTGCTCGGCGAGCAGGCCTACGAGCGCAAGATCGCGCCGCTGCTCACCGCGCTCGGCGGGCGGTGGACCTTTCTGGGAGTGCTGCAGCCCGACGCGATGGCGGCCTTCTTTAAATCCTGCGACGTGACGGTGCTCCCGAGCATCAACAGCACCGAAACGTTCGGGCTGGTCCAGATCGAATCGATGATCTGCGGCACGCCGGTGGTCGCCGCCGGATTGCCGGGAGTGCGCGAACCTGTGCGGATCACCGGGATGGGCAAGGTCGTCCCGCCGCGCGATCCGGCCCGCCTGGCTGAGGCGGTCCTCGAGGTGATCGGCGGCCGTTCGCGGTTTGTCCAACCTCCAGGTAAAATCGCGGCTATGTTCTCCCCCGATGCCACCGCCGCGCGCTACGAGGCGCTGTTCGAGGAAATCGCAAAGGGGAAAGGCCGAACGTGA
- a CDS encoding glycosyltransferase family 39 protein: MTESDLTLWEWLARKWNTPRWRKAVRLIAAGLSAAAGIACAVTDAGSGNWLPLLAGAAVFLILGLRIEVPEEPLPVIPDGFEQPPKAVAEPEAPEAGEIRPAGKGGLPVLRLPLAVAAAFLAQWIMDFRPIYTPHARTAGLFLYLLAFGILSWALASGDAVFPVASTSGEGKGFKITLPRAAMLMFAVFFGVLVYMGSSDGMFRPLALLTLAVALVYWWIALAEYSGGMGEALIAAFRSAAGRIRGFGAGLLGGITLSPWSLLVAACFAALVVIRTVDLAATPPEMTSDHIEKLVNVDDILQGNFYIFFANNGGREALEFYLVALVSQIFGTGLSFLSLKIVSVAAGILTLPFLYLLGREIADRRVGLLAMVLGGIGYWPDMISRIGLRLPLAMLFSAAALYFYFRALRRRRWNDFLWTGVVLGIGMYGYTPIRIVPLALAAVTLLFLLHPSSKGSRGWGAAGFAMMMATTVLLFVPFLRYAAEFPEDFWLRTLTRIVGGGDLPAEDPVKTFLLNVGNAMLMFSWNDGVGWFNCVPLRPALDVVTGGMFHLGFFGVIVHAFKKRTWEAISLPVLIPILLLPSILALAIPNENPSLARAIAAVPAVFLLPALAFVLLIDFMRARLPGRYGAWAAAGLTAALVIAGAVQNFDLTQRQYPATYRLNSENASELGEFMRQFAATIGAPEDAYFIPYPYWVDDRIVNIAAGFPINSVHYVFPEQIPDFEFSGRPTLFLLLAEDAESLEALKQRFPDGYYAVVASQFPNNDFIYFIVPGTPNTGNP; the protein is encoded by the coding sequence ATGACCGAATCCGATCTCACCCTGTGGGAATGGCTGGCCCGCAAATGGAACACGCCGCGCTGGAGGAAGGCGGTCCGGCTGATCGCGGCGGGGCTGTCGGCGGCGGCGGGAATTGCCTGCGCCGTCACCGATGCCGGCAGCGGCAACTGGCTTCCGCTGCTGGCCGGAGCGGCGGTCTTCCTGATCCTCGGCTTGCGGATCGAGGTGCCTGAGGAGCCTCTGCCCGTCATCCCGGACGGATTCGAACAGCCGCCAAAGGCCGTTGCGGAGCCGGAGGCGCCGGAGGCGGGCGAAATCCGCCCGGCCGGGAAGGGCGGGCTGCCGGTCCTCCGCCTGCCGTTGGCGGTTGCGGCCGCCTTCCTGGCCCAATGGATCATGGATTTCCGCCCGATCTACACCCCCCATGCCCGCACCGCCGGCTTGTTTCTTTACCTCCTGGCGTTCGGAATCCTGAGTTGGGCCCTCGCGTCCGGCGATGCGGTCTTTCCGGTGGCATCGACGTCCGGCGAGGGCAAGGGATTCAAAATTACCCTGCCGCGGGCCGCGATGCTGATGTTCGCCGTGTTCTTCGGCGTGCTGGTCTACATGGGCTCGAGCGATGGGATGTTCCGTCCGCTGGCTCTCCTGACCCTCGCCGTTGCGCTGGTCTATTGGTGGATCGCCCTGGCGGAATATTCGGGCGGAATGGGTGAGGCGCTGATCGCCGCCTTCCGCTCGGCGGCCGGGCGGATCCGCGGCTTCGGCGCCGGCCTGCTTGGGGGAATCACCCTTTCCCCGTGGAGTCTGCTGGTGGCGGCGTGCTTCGCGGCGCTGGTGGTAATCCGCACGGTCGACCTGGCCGCGACCCCGCCGGAGATGACCAGCGACCACATTGAAAAACTGGTCAACGTGGACGATATTCTGCAAGGGAACTTCTACATCTTCTTCGCCAACAACGGCGGCCGCGAAGCCCTCGAGTTCTACCTGGTGGCGCTCGTCTCGCAGATCTTCGGAACCGGATTGTCGTTCCTTTCGCTGAAGATCGTCTCCGTCGCGGCGGGTATTCTCACGTTGCCGTTCCTCTACCTCCTCGGCCGGGAGATCGCCGACCGGCGGGTCGGACTGCTGGCGATGGTCCTGGGCGGCATAGGTTATTGGCCGGACATGATCAGCCGGATCGGCCTGCGGCTGCCGCTGGCGATGCTGTTTTCCGCCGCCGCGCTGTATTTTTATTTCCGGGCGCTCCGCCGCCGGCGCTGGAACGATTTTCTCTGGACCGGCGTCGTCCTCGGGATCGGGATGTACGGCTATACGCCGATCCGGATCGTGCCCCTGGCGCTGGCGGCGGTGACTCTGCTGTTCCTCCTCCACCCCTCCTCGAAAGGCTCCCGCGGATGGGGTGCGGCGGGATTTGCGATGATGATGGCGACGACGGTCTTGCTGTTCGTGCCGTTCCTGCGCTACGCCGCGGAGTTCCCGGAGGATTTCTGGCTGCGGACGTTGACCCGGATCGTGGGGGGCGGCGACCTCCCGGCGGAGGATCCCGTGAAAACCTTCCTGCTGAATGTCGGCAACGCCATGCTGATGTTCAGCTGGAACGACGGCGTGGGTTGGTTCAATTGCGTCCCGCTCCGCCCGGCCTTGGACGTGGTCACCGGCGGCATGTTCCATCTGGGATTCTTCGGGGTCATCGTGCACGCCTTCAAGAAGCGGACCTGGGAAGCGATTTCGCTCCCGGTCCTGATCCCCATCCTGTTGCTGCCGAGCATCCTGGCGCTGGCGATCCCGAACGAGAATCCGTCCCTGGCGCGGGCCATCGCCGCCGTACCGGCGGTCTTCCTGCTTCCGGCGCTGGCGTTCGTCCTGCTGATCGATTTTATGCGGGCGCGTCTGCCCGGCCGGTACGGCGCGTGGGCCGCGGCGGGGCTCACGGCCGCGCTGGTGATTGCGGGCGCCGTCCAGAATTTCGACCTTACCCAGCGCCAATATCCGGCCACCTACCGCCTGAATTCCGAAAATGCGTCCGAACTCGGAGAGTTCATGCGCCAATTCGCCGCCACCATCGGCGCCCCGGAGGATGCCTACTTCATCCCCTACCCGTATTGGGTCGACGACCGGATCGTCAACATCGCCGCCGGATTCCCGATCAACTCGGTGCATTACGTCTTCCCGGAGCAGATCCCCGATTTCGAGTTCAGCGGGCGGCCGACGCTGTTCCTGTTGCTCGCCGAGGACGCCGAGAGCCTGGAAGCCTTGAAGCAGAGATTCCCGGACGGATACTACGCCGTGGTGGCTTCGCAATTCCCCAACAACGATTTCATCTATTTCATCGTGCCCGGAACGCCGAACACGGGAAACCCCTGA